One Drosophila subobscura isolate 14011-0131.10 chromosome U, UCBerk_Dsub_1.0, whole genome shotgun sequence DNA window includes the following coding sequences:
- the LOC117900180 gene encoding protein lin-52 homolog, translating to MSVKAESNKSDVNMELLAPETILKTDDASAESKQQQEKEESVETEESPLKEDELRSLETLHESPVQWPKRLSMSDTPMYSPIAEPLSILTSADIVRINCLSKMTPDELMAKIRRMHDAIYQLGLLEAKEMTRGKLLAIFDRNPKRCT from the coding sequence atgaGCGTTAAAGCGGAGTCAAACAAATCCGACGTGAACATGGAGCTGCTGGCTCCAGAAACGATACTAAAAACGGACGATGCCAGTGCGGAGtcgaaacagcagcaagagaaagaAGAATCGGTGGAAACAGAAGAATCCCCCTTGAAGGAGGACGAACTCCGGTCGCTGGAAACGCTCCACGAATCGCCCGTGCAATGGCCCAAGAGACTTTCGATGTCCGATACACCAATGTACTCACCCATCGCGGAGCCACTCAGCATCCTGACTTCTGCGGACATAGTAAGGATAAACTGTCTGTCCAAGATGACGCCGGATGAATTGATGGCGAAGATCAGGAGAATGCATGATGCCATCTATCAACTGGGCCTACTGGAGGCCAAGGAAATGACGCGTGGCAAGCTGTTGGCAATCTTCGATCGCAATCCCAAGCGTTGCACCTGA